A genomic stretch from Deltaproteobacteria bacterium includes:
- a CDS encoding cytochrome C, translating into MFKKTLFTIAAAAALAGCVARPTPLPEPSSSDAALYRSKCGSCHAIAHPKRHTAAQWEHMLEVMERQMKHRRMEPLTEEERSAILEYLKRNSK; encoded by the coding sequence ATGTTCAAGAAGACGCTTTTCACCATCGCCGCCGCCGCGGCCCTGGCCGGCTGTGTCGCAAGGCCCACGCCCCTGCCGGAGCCCAGCTCCTCCGACGCGGCCCTCTACAGGTCGAAGTGCGGTTCCTGTCACGCCATTGCCCACCCCAAGCGCCACACCGCCGCCCAGTGGGAGCACATGCTCGAGGTGATGGAGCGGCAGATGAAGCACAGGCGGATGGAGCCGCTCACCGAAGAGGAACGCTCCGCCATACTGGAGTAC